The DNA sequence CATGGCATAAGCAGTTCCCAGTTTGCTGTGAGGAATAATCTTGGCAATTGATGGCCACATCGCTGCAGGCACCATCGAGAAAGCAATTCCCAACAAGATTACTAATCCGATGGCAATTGGGAAACTGTTTAACGAAGGAATTGAGAACAAAAGGTGAACACAAACCAGCAAAATCGAACCAATGATCATGATGGTAGCGCCTTTCCCTTTTTTATCGAATAAGTTGCCGAATACAGGGGTTAAAAGCAACGCACCGAAGGGCAATAAAGCTGGAATATAGCCGGCGAATGAGTCGCTTATATCAAATTTCTGAACCATGAGATTTACAGCATATTTGATAAAAGGGAAAACTGCCGAATAGAATAACACGCACAAAGTAGTAATGTACCAGAACGCACGGTTTTTACCAATTTCAAGAATATCGGCGAATTTAAATTCTTCGTCAGCAGCTACACCGGCATCGGCATCTTCCTTGTCCAGCTTGCGGTCCATGACGGTGAAAAGAATAAAAACCAACATCCCAATACACAGCAAAACCAATGCAAGGAGAACAGGTGCACTGATGTCTCCAGTCATTCGAACCAAAGGTATTGGTGTGAACATGGCCAATGCAGTACCGATACGGCCTGTTGAAGTATTTAATCCGATGGCCAGCGCCATTTCCTTTCCGCGGAACCAGCGAACTACCGCTTTGTTGGCGGCGATTCCGAACATTTCGCAGCCTACCCCGAAAATGGCAAATCCGAATCCGGCAACTACGGATGATTTAGCTGATGAGGAAATAGCCTGCCAGCCCAAAATATTTAATTCA is a window from the Aquipluma nitroreducens genome containing:
- a CDS encoding MFS transporter; amino-acid sequence: MNEIKATLRDSKTARWMVLILVSFTMMCAYYLTDAMAPLQERLQANLSWSASDYGFFTSGYGWFNVFLLMLVFSGMILDKMGVRFTGILSIGIMLIGAAIKYWAISGHVQGMFELNILGWQAISSSAKSSVVAGFGFAIFGVGCEMFGIAANKAVVRWFRGKEMALAIGLNTSTGRIGTALAMFTPIPLVRMTGDISAPVLLALVLLCIGMLVFILFTVMDRKLDKEDADAGVAADEEFKFADILEIGKNRAFWYITTLCVLFYSAVFPFIKYAVNLMVQKFDISDSFAGYIPALLPFGALLLTPVFGNLFDKKGKGATIMIIGSILLVCVHLLFSIPSLNSFPIAIGLVILLGIAFSMVPAAMWPSIAKIIPHSKLGTAYAMTFWVQNWGLMGVPLLIGVVLDKYCITGTITKLVDGKEQVITQYNYMIPMLIFAFFGFLAIGFALLLKAEDRKKGYGLERPNIKE